One genomic segment of Gottschalkia acidurici 9a includes these proteins:
- a CDS encoding ATP-binding protein yields the protein MLKAQVLKKLCVGCGTCVKACPMKAIKIVDGIFAEVNQDKCVGCSKCERECPASIIEIVEKER from the coding sequence ATGTTAAAAGCTCAGGTATTAAAGAAACTTTGTGTTGGTTGTGGAACATGTGTAAAGGCTTGCCCTATGAAAGCAATAAAAATAGTAGATGGAATATTTGCAGAAGTAAATCAAGATAAATGTGTAGGATGTTCAAAATGTGAAAGAGAGTGCCCAGCGTCTATAATAGAAATTGTAGAAAAGGAGAGATAA